In Dioscorea cayenensis subsp. rotundata cultivar TDr96_F1 chromosome 26, TDr96_F1_v2_PseudoChromosome.rev07_lg8_w22 25.fasta, whole genome shotgun sequence, the following proteins share a genomic window:
- the LOC120253052 gene encoding violaxanthin de-epoxidase, chloroplastic isoform X1, producing the protein MAVAMTMGAFIPRFASPRSPTSSLTTTVAAPSAQFLGGNGTSRRRIVAGCRGPSLLRALSGAQGIPHALVRIVAIVGEGCISPLKDASWEEVMLHTANRLKWVDEEFQMLVFTDQSILSKDTNLQNIQKELVSANFLVNVALRNQEAIDWIKVNSEHIPNVICFESSSALEYKLGGFIIPRKSEENVFGKLVDIANSKSKKESLQVVKTVADAWGRHNSDDIRFCLLVIINAYIKPVPMLKNLRAKGFSTLNCMLKNCASEVMDCLLDPNCRKALQCLNACSPTDQVCNYRCIASYESEYLEAFSLCVLEKNNCLELDAEIPSKPFVAPLSAFRGEALSHEVAEDLFVGWLGELDWSWRVVAGQNPAYDQFPCQFQLFYRGKSRNAFWYEPVFQVRTLEGKLVWRRRRYRVVRATVPGTFFFSVLDNGVVSKEFWTIVDVCNDFSWGLFHYSGAARAAGQAYTGAVLVSPDGMYPPDMGGQRLISALEKCSIKEWELFDVDNSSCSSPPLGIPQGSRLHAKIDVKHQKSTYDQRM; encoded by the exons ATGGCGGTAGCTATGACCATGGGGGCGTTCATCCCGCGATTCGCAAGCCCTAGAAGTCCCACTTCCAGTCTCACCACCACTGTCGCCGCCCCTTCTGCTCAATTTCTCGGAGGCAACGGAACCTCTCGTCGGAGAATCGTTGCCGGCTGCCGTGGACCGTCGCTTTTGCGAGCTCTCTCAGGAGCCCAAGGGATCCCGCATGCGTTGGTGAGGATTGTGGCTATTGTCGGAGAGGGATGCATCAGCCCGCTGAAGGACGCATCCTGGGAAGAGGTCATGCTCCACACT GCAAATAGGCTGAAGTGGGTAGATGAAGAATTTCAAATGCTTGTATTTACTGATCAATCTATCTTGTCCAAAGACACCAATTTGCAGAATATACAAAAGGAACTAGTTTCTGCCAATTTCTTGGTCAATGTGGCCCTAAGAAATCAGGAAGCGATTGATTGGATCAAGGTAAATAGTGAACATATCCCAAATGTCATCTGTTTTGAATCTTCTTCAGCTCTAGAATACAAACTTGGAGGGTTTATAATTCCTAGAAAGAGTGAGGAGAACGTGTTTGGCAAGTTGGTTGACATTGCTAATTCAAAGAGCAAGAAAGAATCATTACAAGTTGTTAAAACTGTGGCTGACGCATGGGGGAGGCATAATTCTGATGACATCAGGTTCTGTTTGCTTGTTATAATAAATGCATATATAAAACCTGTTCCAATGCTCAAGAATTTAAGGGCCAAGGGATTCTCCACCCTTAATTGTATGTTGAAGAATTGTGCATCAGAGGTAATGGATTGTTTGTTGGATCCAAACTGCAGAAAGGCGCTTCAATGCTTAAATGCCTGCTCTCCAACTGATCAAGTCTGTAACTATCGCTGCATTGCCTCTTATGAGAGTGAATACTTGGAGGCCTTCTCTCTTTGTGTGTTGGAAAAAAACAACTGCCTTGAGTTAGATGCTGAGATCCCAAGCAAACCGTTTGTAGCTCCTCTGTCTGCATTCAGAGGAGAGGCTTTGAGTCATGAAGTTGCAGAAGATCTTTTTGTCGGTTGGTTGGGAGAGCTGGACTGGAGCTGGCGAGTTGTAGCAGGCCAAAATCCTGCATATGATCAGTTTCCTTGTCAATTTCAATTATTCTACAGGGGAAAGTCTAGAAACGCCTTCTGGTATGAGCCCGTCTTTCAAGTCAGGACTCTTGAAGGGAAACTGGTTTGGAGGCGGAGAAGGTACCGGGTAGTGAGAGCAACGGTTCCAGGCACATTTTTCTTCAGTGTGCTTGATAATGGTGTAGTTTCGAAAGAGTTTTGGACAATTGTTGATGTATGCAATGATTTCAGCTGGGGTTTGTTTCACTATAGTGGGGCGGCTCGAGCAGCAGGGCAGGCTTACACTGGTGCTGTTCTTGTTAGTCCTGATGGAATGTATCCACCTGATATGGGAGGTCAGAGATTGATTTCTGCCTTGGAAAAGTGTAGTATAAAGGAATGGGAGCTATTTGATGTTGACAATTCTTCTTGTTCTAGCCCTCCCTTGGGAATTCCGCAGGGCTCAAGGCTACATGCAAAGATTGATGTAAAGCATCAGAAATCTACTTACGATCAGAGAATGTAA
- the LOC120253052 gene encoding uncharacterized protein LOC120253052 isoform X2 encodes MAVAMTMGAFIPRFASPRSPTSSLTTTVAAPSAQFLGGNGTSRRRIVAGCRGPSLLRALSGAQGIPHALVRIVAIVGEGCISPLKDASWEEVMLHTANRLKWVDEEFQMLVFTDQSILSKDTNLQNIQKELVSANFLVNVALRNQEAIDWIKVNSEHIPNVICFESSSALEYKLGGFIIPRKSEENVFGKLVDIANSKSKKESLQVVKTVADAWGRHNSDDIRKALQCLNACSPTDQVCNYRCIASYESEYLEAFSLCVLEKNNCLELDAEIPSKPFVAPLSAFRGEALSHEVAEDLFVGWLGELDWSWRVVAGQNPAYDQFPCQFQLFYRGKSRNAFWYEPVFQVRTLEGKLVWRRRRYRVVRATVPGTFFFSVLDNGVVSKEFWTIVDVCNDFSWGLFHYSGAARAAGQAYTGAVLVSPDGMYPPDMGGQRLISALEKCSIKEWELFDVDNSSCSSPPLGIPQGSRLHAKIDVKHQKSTYDQRM; translated from the exons ATGGCGGTAGCTATGACCATGGGGGCGTTCATCCCGCGATTCGCAAGCCCTAGAAGTCCCACTTCCAGTCTCACCACCACTGTCGCCGCCCCTTCTGCTCAATTTCTCGGAGGCAACGGAACCTCTCGTCGGAGAATCGTTGCCGGCTGCCGTGGACCGTCGCTTTTGCGAGCTCTCTCAGGAGCCCAAGGGATCCCGCATGCGTTGGTGAGGATTGTGGCTATTGTCGGAGAGGGATGCATCAGCCCGCTGAAGGACGCATCCTGGGAAGAGGTCATGCTCCACACT GCAAATAGGCTGAAGTGGGTAGATGAAGAATTTCAAATGCTTGTATTTACTGATCAATCTATCTTGTCCAAAGACACCAATTTGCAGAATATACAAAAGGAACTAGTTTCTGCCAATTTCTTGGTCAATGTGGCCCTAAGAAATCAGGAAGCGATTGATTGGATCAAGGTAAATAGTGAACATATCCCAAATGTCATCTGTTTTGAATCTTCTTCAGCTCTAGAATACAAACTTGGAGGGTTTATAATTCCTAGAAAGAGTGAGGAGAACGTGTTTGGCAAGTTGGTTGACATTGCTAATTCAAAGAGCAAGAAAGAATCATTACAAGTTGTTAAAACTGTGGCTGACGCATGGGGGAGGCATAATTCTGATGACATCAG AAAGGCGCTTCAATGCTTAAATGCCTGCTCTCCAACTGATCAAGTCTGTAACTATCGCTGCATTGCCTCTTATGAGAGTGAATACTTGGAGGCCTTCTCTCTTTGTGTGTTGGAAAAAAACAACTGCCTTGAGTTAGATGCTGAGATCCCAAGCAAACCGTTTGTAGCTCCTCTGTCTGCATTCAGAGGAGAGGCTTTGAGTCATGAAGTTGCAGAAGATCTTTTTGTCGGTTGGTTGGGAGAGCTGGACTGGAGCTGGCGAGTTGTAGCAGGCCAAAATCCTGCATATGATCAGTTTCCTTGTCAATTTCAATTATTCTACAGGGGAAAGTCTAGAAACGCCTTCTGGTATGAGCCCGTCTTTCAAGTCAGGACTCTTGAAGGGAAACTGGTTTGGAGGCGGAGAAGGTACCGGGTAGTGAGAGCAACGGTTCCAGGCACATTTTTCTTCAGTGTGCTTGATAATGGTGTAGTTTCGAAAGAGTTTTGGACAATTGTTGATGTATGCAATGATTTCAGCTGGGGTTTGTTTCACTATAGTGGGGCGGCTCGAGCAGCAGGGCAGGCTTACACTGGTGCTGTTCTTGTTAGTCCTGATGGAATGTATCCACCTGATATGGGAGGTCAGAGATTGATTTCTGCCTTGGAAAAGTGTAGTATAAAGGAATGGGAGCTATTTGATGTTGACAATTCTTCTTGTTCTAGCCCTCCCTTGGGAATTCCGCAGGGCTCAAGGCTACATGCAAAGATTGATGTAAAGCATCAGAAATCTACTTACGATCAGAGAATGTAA
- the LOC120253195 gene encoding protein PIGMENT DEFECTIVE 338, chloroplastic — MQSLRFALLLPQTLSSFPSRRPRFLPNTRRNPTSRTLKPLIAFSSPADGELELLGKPFPIPVPEEDGDEPPKTSEETLAPFLKLFRSDEQGEIKQRELEQKPHRGLVGVEYYDPKPGDFVVGVVVSGNENKLDVNVGADMLGSMLTKEMLPFYEGEMPYLLCDLEKDAEEFKVGGKIGVVKDDEALSGGKVPGRPVVEPETVIFAEVLGRTLSGRPLLSSRRLFRRVAWHRVRQLKQLHNPIEVKIFEWNTGGLLTRIEGLRAFLPKAEMMTRASSFMDLKQNVGRQMFVCISRIDEEKNDLIISEKEAWDMLHLKEGTLLDGTIRKIFPYGAQVRIGETNRSGLLHISNITRARISAVDDVLKVGEKVKVLVVKSMFPDKISLSIADLESEPGLFLSNKEKVFSEAEEMSKQYRQRLPAVSRTSESFPADVLPFDDESKLYANWEWFKFEQEQDQDLEPNCTDISTP; from the exons ATGCAATCTCTCCGTTTTGCTCTTCTTCTCCCCCAAACCCTCTCCTCATTCCCATCTCGTCGCCCTCGATTCCTCCCCAACACGCGGAGAAACCCCACTTCCCGTACCCTCAAACCTCTCATCGCCTTCTCCTCTCCCGCCGATGGCGAGCTCGAGCTCCTCGGCAAGCCCTTCCCTATCCCCGTCcctgaagaagatggtgatgaacCTCCCAAAACCTCAGAAGAAACTCTTGCCCCCTTCTTGAAGCTCTTCCGATCCGATGAACAGGGCGAAATCAAGCAGCGCGAGCTCGAACAAAAGCCGCATCGCGGGTTGGTTGGTGTGGAGTATTACGACCCGAAGCCTGGTGATTTTGTGGTCGGCGTCGTAGTCTCGGGGAACGAGAACAAGTTGGATGTCAACGTCGGGGCGGACATGCTTGGGAGTATGCTGACGAAGGAGATGTTGCCGTTTTACGAAGGAGAGATGCCGTATTTGCTTTGTGATTTGGAGAAGGATGCGGAGGAGTTTAAGGTTGGTGGGAAGATTGGTGTTGTGAAGGACGACGAGGCGTTGAGTGGCGGGAAGGTGCCTGGGAGGCCAGTGGTCGAGCCGGAGACGGTGATTTTTGCGGAGGTTCTTGGGCGGACGCTGAGCGGGCGGCCGTTGTTGTCTTCTCGGAGGCTGTTCCGGCGGGTCGCATGGCATCGAGTGAGGCAG TTAAAGCAACTGCATAACCCGATTGAGGTTAAAATTTTTGAGTGGAATACAGGAGGGCTGCTTACCCGAATTGAG GGTCTGAGAGCTTTCCTTCCAAAAGCTGAGATGATGACTAGAGCCAGTAGTTTCatggatttaaaacaaaat GTTGGTCGTCAGATGTTTGTTTGCATTAGCAGGATAGATGAAGAGAAGAATGATCTGATTATTAGTGAGAAAGAAGCTTGG GACATGTTACACCTCAAAGAAGGGACTCTTTTAGATGGAACCAttaggaaaatttttccatatgGAGCACAAGTGAGGATCGGTGAGACAAATAGAAG TGGATTGCTACATATATCAAACATTACTCGAGCTCGTATTAGCGCTGTGGATGATGTTCTAAAAGTGGGTGAGAAGGTTAAAGTTCTTGTGGTCAAGTCAATGTTCCCTGACAAAATATCTCTCAG TATTGCAGATCTAGAAAGTGAACCTGGTCTGTTTCTTTCAAATAAGGAG AAGGTGTTCTCTGAGGCTGAAGAGATGTCTAAACAGTATAGACAAAGGCTGCCAGCCGTCTCCCGGACATCAGAATCCTTCCCAGCTGATGTACTCCCTTTTGATGACGAGTCTAAATTGTATGCAAACTGGGAATGGTTTAAGTTCgaacaagaacaagatcaaGATCTAGAACCAAACTGCACTGACATTAGTACCCCCTGA